The Desulfoscipio gibsoniae DSM 7213 genome contains a region encoding:
- a CDS encoding chemotaxis protein CheD has protein sequence MQLTKNVNDLHVGIGEYKISRSPGRLVTLGLGSCVGVSLWDPKNKLGGLLHVMLPNSKDFNRINKYEKYADLGIPLLIKDMVKQGTSKNMLQAKLIGGAQMFTGVNQKQIFNIGERNVEMSRKILKEMSIRIIGEDVGGNKGRTMYLDLVTGEVLVKTLGKNIKVI, from the coding sequence ATGCAATTAACCAAAAATGTTAATGATCTTCACGTTGGCATTGGTGAGTATAAGATTTCTAGGAGTCCGGGGCGTCTTGTTACTTTGGGGTTAGGGTCTTGCGTGGGAGTTAGTTTGTGGGATCCAAAAAATAAATTAGGTGGCCTACTACACGTAATGCTGCCAAACAGTAAAGATTTCAACAGAATAAATAAATACGAGAAATATGCTGATTTGGGCATACCACTTTTGATTAAAGATATGGTTAAGCAAGGTACCAGTAAGAACATGCTACAAGCCAAACTTATAGGGGGGGCCCAGATGTTTACCGGTGTTAATCAAAAGCAAATATTTAATATTGGTGAACGAAATGTTGAGATGTCGCGTAAAATATTAAAAGAAATGTCTATACGAATTATTGGTGAAGATGTAGGGGGAAATAAAGGCCGGACCATGTACCTGGATCTCGTAACGGGAGAAGTACTGGTGAAAACGCTCGGAAAAAATATAAAGGTGATTTAA
- a CDS encoding flagellar hook-basal body protein translates to MFNSLNTEGSNLSAKIQKLDVVANNIANLNTTGFKRQSVNFVELLEKSLVQSEQQDNNENKASGVHGGGVAVTKRHFNQGLLKYTGRPLDLAIEGKGFFQITDNDGKIYYTRDGSFHVDADGRISNSQGYKLIDEELPDNYSDLAINDTGEISCKDENGDLQVVGQIELAVFKSPSQELNALGDSLFIPHDENNTPDSVIPGKETGFIRQGNLETSNVDLVMEMKLLIETQRSIQFNGKTITTVDQMWNITNNLQK, encoded by the coding sequence TTGTTTAATTCACTTAATACTGAAGGATCTAATTTATCAGCTAAGATTCAAAAGCTTGATGTTGTCGCTAATAATATTGCCAACCTTAACACTACAGGGTTTAAAAGGCAATCTGTCAACTTTGTAGAGCTGTTGGAAAAAAGTCTGGTACAAAGTGAACAACAAGATAATAATGAAAATAAGGCTTCTGGTGTACATGGAGGTGGTGTCGCTGTTACCAAACGCCACTTTAATCAGGGATTATTGAAATATACCGGACGGCCACTTGATCTGGCTATTGAAGGAAAGGGATTTTTTCAGATAACCGATAATGACGGTAAAATTTATTATACTAGGGACGGTAGTTTTCATGTGGACGCTGATGGTAGGATATCAAATAGCCAGGGGTATAAGTTAATAGACGAAGAATTGCCCGATAATTATAGTGATTTGGCTATTAATGATACAGGTGAAATTTCCTGTAAAGATGAAAACGGAGATTTACAAGTAGTAGGACAAATAGAACTTGCGGTCTTTAAGAGCCCGTCTCAGGAGCTTAATGCATTAGGTGATAGTTTATTTATACCTCATGATGAAAACAATACACCTGATAGTGTGATTCCGGGTAAGGAAACGGGTTTTATTAGACAGGGTAATCTTGAAACTTCAAACGTAGATTTGGTAATGGAAATGAAGTTATTAATTGAAACGCAGCGATCTATTCAATTTAATGGAAAGACAATAACAACTGTTGATCAAATGTGGAATATCACAAACAACCTACAAAAATAA
- a CDS encoding flagellar hook-basal body protein, with protein MIRGIYDTVAGMNVQISRTENASYNLSNANLPGFKKDLIIVKPFQELVQLSVGQLNNTNLLPNRSVLGETNNGAKVEQVYIDLSNGQTSITGNNTDFALQGPGFFTLMDPDNEENIYYTRNGSFSIDPDGYLVNDMGLRVMGNDGAITVNNVDSFWVDNKGNVMEEDVVVNTFEIVTFDNTDDLDRFGSNFLLPQNQEPIPVEEPIVIQSCLENANVEPVKETVELISATRAYETGQKIIQSQDSMLDIAINKVGLLR; from the coding sequence ATGATCAGGGGGATATATGACACCGTAGCAGGTATGAATGTGCAAATTTCTAGAACTGAAAATGCTTCCTACAATTTAAGCAATGCCAATTTACCCGGTTTTAAAAAAGATCTTATAATAGTTAAGCCATTTCAAGAGCTTGTACAATTAAGTGTCGGGCAGCTAAACAACACAAACTTATTACCAAATAGGAGTGTATTGGGAGAAACCAATAACGGGGCCAAAGTTGAACAAGTATATATAGACTTGTCTAATGGACAAACAAGTATAACAGGTAACAATACTGATTTTGCTTTACAAGGACCGGGTTTTTTTACCTTAATGGATCCAGATAATGAAGAAAATATTTATTACACACGTAACGGAAGTTTTAGTATCGACCCTGATGGATATTTGGTAAATGATATGGGTCTGCGAGTCATGGGTAATGATGGTGCTATTACAGTTAATAATGTAGATAGCTTTTGGGTCGACAATAAAGGAAATGTAATGGAAGAAGATGTAGTAGTAAATACTTTTGAGATTGTAACATTTGATAATACAGATGATTTAGACAGATTTGGAAGTAATTTTCTCTTACCTCAAAATCAGGAACCTATACCAGTAGAAGAACCAATTGTAATTCAAAGTTGTTTAGAAAATGCAAATGTTGAACCTGTAAAGGAAACTGTAGAACTGATCAGTGCCACCCGCGCCTATGAAACCGGACAAAAGATTATACAATCTCAAGATAGTATGTTAGATATAGCCATAAATAAAGTTGGGTTATTAAGGTAG
- a CDS encoding sigma-70 family RNA polymerase sigma factor: MFAISLKEWLSKSACVKRGEKMGDSITWEHYNLTKSSSLKEQLVLEHLNLVKYLAGRLAVNTPSGMDREDLEGYGVIGLLDAIEKYNSKLGTKFANYAYTRIRGAMLDEIRKQNWVPRSKWQQFDKLNKAKDRLLQKGNSVNEKELAQEMGIDSAQLRQLAAEYSNAFSIPLDNNNGQGIEITLAESICNQKSPDPLEFITEQTEKEILVAAIKELSERDRLILALYYQEELTLKEIGSILEVTESRVCQLHSKAIQRLRERLTNLL, encoded by the coding sequence TTGTTCGCTATATCTTTGAAAGAATGGCTCAGCAAAAGCGCCTGTGTTAAACGGGGTGAAAAAATGGGCGACTCAATAACTTGGGAACATTATAACCTAACAAAATCCTCTTCTCTAAAAGAACAGTTAGTATTAGAACATCTTAATCTGGTTAAGTACCTGGCCGGTCGTCTAGCGGTTAATACACCATCGGGTATGGACCGGGAGGATCTAGAGGGCTATGGTGTTATAGGACTGCTGGATGCCATTGAAAAATATAACAGTAAGCTAGGTACTAAATTTGCAAACTACGCTTATACCAGAATACGGGGGGCAATGCTGGATGAGATTCGCAAGCAAAACTGGGTACCTCGCAGCAAATGGCAACAATTCGACAAGTTAAACAAGGCTAAGGATAGGTTGTTGCAAAAGGGAAATTCCGTAAATGAAAAAGAATTGGCTCAAGAAATGGGCATAGATAGTGCTCAATTAAGGCAGCTAGCAGCAGAATATAGTAATGCATTCTCTATACCTCTAGATAACAACAATGGACAAGGCATTGAGATTACACTGGCGGAATCTATATGTAATCAAAAGAGCCCGGATCCGCTGGAATTTATCACAGAGCAAACTGAGAAAGAAATACTGGTAGCTGCAATTAAAGAATTATCGGAAAGAGATAGGCTTATATTGGCTCTTTATTATCAAGAGGAACTTACTTTAAAGGAAATCGGCAGTATCCTTGAAGTTACAGAATCCCGAGTTTGCCAATTGCACTCTAAGGCAATTCAAAGGTTAAGAGAACGTCTCACCAATCTTCTGTAG
- a CDS encoding flagellar brake protein gives MPEELKLHINQKIQVAKENNDIWFNSIIQDTGMETISIAIPYNKERPLVLYQNEIIRVRVVAKNASFMFSTQVIGLVMDKIKLYQLAYPKEIIRIQQRKHFRLQVISMDVEYACQEDKSKYNKGTVIDISGGGMKLAVSKKIRKHERLLLKFNLPLQNKPELIQVKAIVVRSEKAEPDREIYHLGLKYENITYKEQDLIVRYIFERMAQQKRLC, from the coding sequence TTGCCTGAAGAGTTAAAACTTCATATTAACCAAAAAATACAGGTGGCAAAAGAGAATAATGATATATGGTTTAATTCCATAATTCAAGACACCGGTATGGAAACTATCAGTATAGCTATACCCTATAATAAAGAAAGACCTTTGGTATTGTATCAAAATGAAATTATACGAGTTCGAGTCGTTGCCAAAAACGCCAGTTTTATGTTTAGCACTCAAGTAATCGGATTGGTGATGGATAAAATCAAATTATACCAGTTGGCTTATCCTAAAGAGATAATAAGGATTCAGCAGCGAAAACATTTTCGTCTTCAAGTAATTAGTATGGATGTGGAATACGCTTGCCAAGAAGATAAAAGTAAATATAACAAAGGAACGGTAATCGACATAAGTGGCGGCGGTATGAAATTGGCAGTGTCCAAAAAAATTCGCAAGCATGAACGTTTATTATTAAAGTTTAATCTGCCGCTGCAAAACAAACCAGAATTAATACAGGTCAAAGCCATTGTTGTTCGTAGTGAGAAAGCTGAACCAGACAGGGAGATATATCATTTGGGATTAAAATATGAGAACATAACATATAAGGAGCAAGATTTAATTGTTCGCTATATCTTTGAAAGAATGGCTCAGCAAAAGCGCCTGTGTTAA
- a CDS encoding MinD/ParA family protein, with protein sequence MRIIKRIFTKEDTKEVSSAQRAVPVWGPRIITITSGKGGVGKTNLAVNLAIALLQLEQRVIIFDADLGMANVDVLLGVTPQLTLYDHLYKNVPIENILLPGPGGLKIIAGGSGFMELANLSNTQRFWLMENIDKLNKLADFILIDTGAGISKDVLAFCAAANEVVIVITPEPTSLTDAYGLIKVLDKFKLHREIHLIVNQARSHNESAGAVNRLKDVAAKYLFIKINFLGDIVYDQSVCRAVKSLQPFLLHNPNAKASAAVKKIAYTMLYKKEPEVIEDRGMRSFINKMTRLFR encoded by the coding sequence ATGAGGATTATTAAACGTATCTTTACTAAAGAAGATACAAAAGAAGTTTCTTCCGCCCAAAGAGCGGTACCGGTCTGGGGCCCCCGGATTATCACTATTACCAGCGGAAAAGGTGGTGTAGGAAAAACCAATTTAGCGGTTAATTTGGCTATCGCTTTGTTACAGCTCGAACAGCGGGTGATCATATTTGATGCCGACCTGGGAATGGCTAATGTGGATGTACTGCTTGGCGTAACTCCACAGTTAACCCTATATGACCACCTGTACAAGAATGTACCAATCGAAAATATTTTATTACCGGGACCCGGTGGGCTTAAAATTATTGCCGGCGGATCAGGGTTTATGGAGTTGGCCAATCTTTCCAATACCCAACGTTTCTGGCTGATGGAAAATATAGATAAGCTCAACAAACTGGCTGATTTTATATTAATTGATACCGGCGCGGGTATTTCTAAGGATGTTTTAGCTTTTTGTGCTGCTGCAAACGAGGTGGTTATAGTTATTACTCCTGAACCCACGTCATTAACTGATGCTTACGGGCTAATTAAAGTGTTGGATAAGTTTAAATTACATCGTGAAATTCACCTTATCGTCAACCAGGCTCGTAGTCATAATGAATCTGCGGGAGCGGTTAATCGGTTAAAGGATGTGGCAGCTAAATATCTATTTATCAAAATTAATTTTTTAGGCGATATAGTATATGATCAATCAGTATGTAGAGCAGTTAAAAGCCTACAACCATTTTTACTACATAACCCTAATGCCAAAGCAAGCGCTGCAGTTAAAAAAATTGCCTATACCATGCTTTATAAAAAAGAACCTGAAGTAATTGAAGATAGAGGAATGCGTAGCTTTATAAATAAAATGACTAGGTTATTCAGGTAA
- a CDS encoding GTP-binding signal recognition particle SRP54 G- domain protein, which translates to MKIKKFVAPDMQLAMQQIRQELGEDAVIVSTIKEPIRNIRHLLGHRNVEITAAVDDVIQNKPGDTIIEASQRYLSTDANNDYEQQVQIEYGIAKRTVNNKLPAQIIPGRLIPSKLPEPILAIANQEDNEWFKVMLQQEMDKGGNGMENSMENGMVDKWKKIFRYMEVDDTLINNIFNDLAKNSINDNALDEDIFKIHIKNKIVDLLKPAYNEHKSARIYTFIGPSGVGKTLTLAKLATRLKVVEKKEIGLISIFNHRFGVINKLSIFGEIIDCPVDIVTSPTELIKAIEAHRNKTAVFIDTEGRPSKNRSQVLELQSFLGAVGEQQNICLVLGTPTKNRDLIRIANDFLPTGFNKIIMTKLDETDTYGSMLNLISNTGVPIVYIANGSNVPDDIEQITPKRLAEILLGGAETDEDY; encoded by the coding sequence ATGAAAATTAAAAAATTTGTGGCCCCGGATATGCAATTGGCGATGCAACAAATCCGCCAGGAACTGGGGGAAGACGCGGTTATAGTTAGCACTATCAAAGAACCCATCAGGAATATTAGACATCTTTTGGGTCATCGGAATGTCGAGATAACAGCCGCAGTAGACGATGTAATACAGAATAAGCCCGGGGACACTATAATAGAAGCTTCGCAACGTTATTTAAGTACAGATGCCAACAATGATTATGAGCAACAAGTACAAATAGAATATGGAATAGCTAAAAGAACAGTTAACAATAAATTGCCTGCGCAAATAATACCGGGTAGATTAATTCCTTCTAAGCTACCGGAGCCGATCTTGGCAATTGCCAACCAGGAAGATAACGAGTGGTTTAAAGTTATGTTGCAGCAAGAAATGGATAAAGGAGGTAACGGTATGGAGAACAGTATGGAGAATGGTATGGTTGATAAATGGAAAAAAATATTTCGCTATATGGAAGTCGATGATACATTAATCAATAATATTTTTAATGATTTGGCTAAAAACAGTATTAATGATAATGCCTTAGATGAAGATATTTTTAAAATACATATCAAAAATAAAATAGTGGATCTACTTAAACCCGCTTATAATGAACATAAGTCAGCCCGGATTTATACTTTTATTGGACCTTCGGGGGTAGGGAAGACGCTTACCTTGGCCAAACTGGCTACCAGGTTAAAAGTGGTAGAGAAAAAAGAAATAGGGCTGATTAGTATATTTAATCACCGTTTTGGCGTCATAAATAAATTGAGCATTTTTGGTGAAATTATAGATTGTCCTGTTGATATAGTGACAAGTCCCACTGAGCTTATTAAGGCAATTGAGGCACACCGCAACAAAACAGCAGTTTTTATTGATACTGAGGGCAGACCGTCCAAGAACCGCAGTCAAGTGCTGGAGTTACAGTCCTTTTTAGGAGCAGTGGGTGAACAACAAAATATTTGTCTTGTTTTAGGCACCCCCACCAAAAACCGGGACTTAATAAGAATTGCCAACGATTTTTTGCCCACCGGTTTCAATAAAATAATCATGACTAAATTAGATGAAACGGATACATACGGTTCCATGCTCAATCTTATCAGTAATACCGGCGTACCTATAGTTTATATTGCTAATGGCTCAAATGTGCCGGATGATATTGAACAGATAACTCCCAAACGTTTGGCTGAAATATTACTTGGGGGCGCGGAAACAGATGAGGATTATTAA
- the flhA gene encoding flagellar biosynthesis protein FlhA has protein sequence MEGEITLATYPQPNIRQLVKNNTDLVIAAAILGIVLLIIIPLPPLALDIFLTISITLSLVILMITMFTTEPLQFSIFPTLLLVTTLYRLSLNISSTRLILGEAEAGKIINGFGQFVIGGDYVVGAIVFIIITVIQFVVITSGAGRVSEVGARFTLDAMPGKQMSIDADFNSGLIGEDEARERRRKLQREADFFGAMDGASKFVRGDAIAGIVIIIINIIGGITIGVLQKGMDVMTSIQTYTILTIGDGLVSQIPALLISTSSGILVTRASSDASFGADLAQQFLNFPKILFVVAGVLFVIGLIPAMPGIVFLTLAGALGFWGYTLLNDKKKQEVYIQQEDARRQVQEPHEPENVLHYMETDPLQIQIGYNLIPLTDERSGGNLLQRLASVRRQCAVEMGIYVRPIRIRDNLQQPPNQYTFIIRGEEIESGELMPDHFLALNPTGQEINIHGIPTTEPTFGLPAWWVTQDQQDRVEMSGLTVVDCPTVLVTHLTEFIKKHAHELLGRQDVKELIDVVKEKNPAVVEELFPDLMSIGEIQKVLQNLLLENVPVKDIITILEALGDGARVNKDLDFLIEKVRHSLARSICRSLLNNENKLQVITLHPNVEKMLSDSIQPTQLGSYPVLEPGLARQLLNSILKTVEKAMGRGYAPVLLCSARLRLPLKRFIVRQMPATAVISVNEVITDIEIEAVGTVVINEN, from the coding sequence ATGGAAGGGGAAATAACGTTGGCAACTTATCCCCAGCCAAACATTAGACAGCTTGTTAAAAATAATACTGATTTAGTAATTGCCGCTGCCATTTTGGGGATTGTGCTGCTGATAATAATTCCCCTGCCACCGCTGGCACTGGATATTTTTCTTACCATCAGCATTACACTGTCGCTGGTAATACTTATGATTACCATGTTTACCACTGAGCCGCTGCAATTTTCAATTTTCCCGACGTTGCTTTTGGTGACAACTTTATACCGCCTATCCCTAAACATTTCTTCAACCCGGTTAATTTTAGGTGAGGCTGAGGCCGGTAAAATTATAAATGGTTTCGGACAGTTTGTAATTGGTGGCGATTACGTGGTGGGGGCCATTGTATTTATCATCATTACTGTAATTCAGTTCGTTGTTATTACCAGTGGTGCCGGAAGGGTTTCTGAGGTGGGGGCCCGGTTTACTCTTGACGCTATGCCGGGCAAGCAGATGAGTATTGACGCTGATTTTAACAGCGGCCTGATCGGTGAAGACGAGGCCCGCGAACGCCGTCGCAAATTGCAGCGGGAAGCTGATTTTTTCGGAGCTATGGACGGTGCCAGTAAATTTGTACGTGGTGATGCCATAGCCGGTATCGTGATAATTATTATTAATATTATTGGCGGTATTACCATAGGTGTACTGCAAAAAGGTATGGATGTGATGACTTCCATACAGACATATACTATTTTAACCATTGGTGACGGCCTGGTTTCCCAGATACCGGCTTTGTTAATTTCAACTTCGTCAGGTATACTTGTCACTCGGGCCTCCTCAGATGCCAGTTTTGGCGCAGATCTGGCCCAGCAGTTTTTAAACTTTCCCAAAATATTGTTTGTTGTAGCTGGGGTTTTATTTGTCATCGGTCTTATTCCTGCTATGCCCGGCATAGTATTCTTAACACTAGCAGGTGCTTTGGGTTTTTGGGGCTATACACTGCTGAACGACAAAAAGAAGCAGGAGGTTTATATACAGCAAGAAGATGCCCGGAGACAGGTACAGGAACCCCACGAGCCCGAAAACGTATTACATTATATGGAAACCGATCCGCTGCAGATTCAGATCGGCTATAATCTGATACCTTTGACGGATGAAAGATCCGGCGGTAACCTGCTGCAACGTCTGGCTTCCGTGCGCCGGCAGTGTGCCGTGGAAATGGGTATTTATGTACGGCCCATTCGCATTAGGGACAACCTTCAGCAGCCGCCGAACCAGTATACTTTTATTATCCGCGGCGAAGAAATTGAAAGCGGTGAGCTAATGCCTGATCACTTTTTAGCGCTGAATCCTACAGGACAGGAAATTAACATTCACGGCATACCTACCACTGAGCCTACATTTGGGCTGCCGGCCTGGTGGGTTACCCAGGATCAGCAAGACCGGGTGGAAATGTCCGGTTTGACGGTGGTCGACTGTCCTACTGTATTAGTTACTCATTTAACGGAATTTATTAAAAAACATGCCCATGAATTACTGGGACGTCAGGATGTAAAAGAACTGATTGATGTAGTTAAAGAAAAAAATCCGGCGGTAGTTGAAGAACTCTTTCCCGACCTTATGTCGATAGGTGAAATACAAAAAGTGTTGCAGAATTTGCTGCTGGAAAATGTACCGGTTAAAGATATCATTACCATCCTTGAAGCATTGGGTGACGGAGCCCGTGTCAATAAAGATTTAGACTTTTTAATAGAAAAAGTTCGCCATTCATTAGCGCGCAGTATTTGCCGCAGTTTACTTAATAACGAAAATAAATTACAGGTAATTACATTGCACCCCAATGTGGAAAAAATGCTGTCGGATTCTATACAGCCCACCCAGCTGGGATCTTATCCTGTACTGGAACCGGGATTGGCCAGACAATTATTAAACAGTATTTTAAAAACAGTGGAAAAAGCAATGGGCCGGGGATATGCACCGGTGTTGCTTTGCTCAGCGCGCTTACGCTTGCCACTTAAAAGGTTTATAGTTAGGCAGATGCCGGCTACCGCTGTAATATCTGTAAACGAAGTTATTACTGATATAGAAATTGAAGCTGTGGGGACGGTGGTTATTAATGAAAATTAA
- the flhB gene encoding flagellar biosynthesis protein FlhB: protein MAGNNSSQQKTEAPTPRKIREARKKGQVPKSRDFSAAVILLSALALIAFIKDSIISSMQNLLVEYFSNSLTMDLPAENLPNYLFGFLVQMSLILLPVFIIIVIAAVAANIIQTGIMFAPQVLQPKLERLNPIEGFKRIFSRRSLFELVKNLLKIIIVATAAFFIVKGRLSEMLLMYFKTPAQLLVLIADTMLVTAFAGGGAFFVVSVFDLLFQKYEHIKNLRMSKQEVKDEFKQTEGDPMVKSWLRRRQRELVMNAIRQEVPKATVVITNPTHVAAAVKYDEQQMGAPVLTAKGAGELVQVMKKLARLNNVPVVENPPVARALYHNVELGHEIPVELYQAIAEIIAMVYRLKDKTG from the coding sequence ATGGCAGGCAATAATTCATCTCAGCAAAAAACAGAAGCGCCAACCCCGCGAAAAATACGGGAGGCACGTAAGAAAGGTCAGGTTCCCAAAAGCCGGGACTTTAGCGCAGCGGTTATTTTGTTATCTGCCCTGGCGTTAATTGCTTTTATAAAAGATTCTATAATTTCTTCCATGCAAAATCTTTTAGTTGAATATTTTAGTAACAGTTTAACAATGGATTTACCGGCAGAGAACCTACCTAATTACCTATTTGGTTTTTTAGTGCAAATGAGCCTAATTCTGTTACCTGTATTTATTATAATTGTTATAGCTGCAGTGGCGGCTAATATTATACAAACAGGTATTATGTTTGCACCGCAGGTCTTGCAGCCAAAATTAGAGCGGCTTAACCCGATAGAAGGCTTTAAAAGGATTTTTAGCCGGCGCAGCTTATTTGAGCTGGTAAAAAATTTACTGAAAATAATTATAGTGGCTACAGCAGCTTTTTTCATAGTTAAAGGTCGCTTATCGGAAATGTTGCTGATGTACTTTAAAACCCCCGCTCAATTGCTGGTTTTAATTGCCGATACTATGCTGGTAACTGCATTTGCGGGGGGTGGGGCATTCTTTGTTGTCTCCGTGTTTGACTTATTGTTTCAAAAATACGAGCACATTAAGAACCTGCGCATGTCCAAGCAGGAAGTTAAAGACGAATTTAAACAAACTGAAGGAGACCCAATGGTAAAATCCTGGCTGCGCCGCAGGCAGCGTGAATTAGTTATGAATGCTATTCGCCAGGAAGTACCCAAAGCAACAGTAGTAATTACCAACCCTACCCATGTGGCAGCGGCTGTCAAATATGATGAGCAGCAAATGGGGGCTCCGGTGCTGACAGCCAAAGGGGCGGGCGAACTTGTGCAAGTGATGAAAAAACTGGCCCGTTTAAACAACGTACCTGTAGTAGAAAATCCGCCGGTAGCCCGCGCACTATACCACAACGTGGAGTTAGGTCATGAGATACCTGTGGAACTTTACCAGGCCATCGCAGAGATAATAGCTATGGTTTACAGGTTAAAGGATAAAACAGGGTAA
- the fliR gene encoding flagellar biosynthetic protein FliR, which produces MLDINQVALFFLILARLSAFLVTAPLFSMSNIPGIVKIGLALLISLITFPIIYLSIPNYSIDGWNYVFALVREVLVGLALGFVANLVLSALMFTGNLIDMQIGFFMSLIFDPVASAMSGIISRFIYLLGLAVLFAFDGHHMILAAIVRSFEVVPLNSAVVTGNAAMHLIKTFAQAISIGVQIAAPIIAVMLIIDVTLGLLARTAPQINVFMLGFPIKIIFGLITLSIMVPVLVRIIYSLCGVIEEDIVILLKGMT; this is translated from the coding sequence TTGCTGGATATTAACCAAGTGGCCTTATTCTTTCTTATTTTAGCCAGGCTTTCCGCTTTTTTGGTTACGGCACCCTTGTTCTCAATGTCTAATATTCCGGGAATAGTTAAGATTGGCCTGGCACTTTTAATAAGCCTGATCACTTTCCCGATTATATACCTGTCCATACCTAATTATTCCATAGACGGCTGGAATTATGTTTTTGCCCTGGTGCGGGAGGTACTGGTAGGGCTGGCTTTGGGTTTTGTCGCCAATTTGGTGCTCAGCGCGCTGATGTTTACCGGTAACCTTATTGATATGCAAATTGGTTTTTTTATGAGCCTGATTTTTGATCCGGTGGCTTCAGCCATGTCCGGCATAATCTCACGATTTATATACCTTTTAGGGTTGGCAGTACTTTTTGCCTTTGACGGCCATCATATGATTTTAGCTGCTATTGTGCGCAGTTTTGAAGTTGTGCCGTTAAACTCGGCGGTGGTTACCGGGAACGCAGCTATGCATCTAATAAAAACTTTTGCCCAGGCCATAAGTATCGGTGTGCAAATTGCAGCTCCAATTATAGCCGTTATGCTGATAATCGACGTTACGCTGGGTTTATTAGCCCGTACTGCGCCCCAAATAAATGTGTTCATGTTGGGTTTTCCCATTAAAATTATTTTTGGTTTAATTACGCTCAGTATAATGGTACCTGTATTGGTACGCATTATCTATTCCCTCTGCGGGGTTATTGAGGAGGATATCGTAATTCTATTGAAGGGAATGACCTGA
- the fliQ gene encoding flagellar biosynthesis protein FliQ, with translation MTETLIIELVREAIFTVCIVALPPLAVSLIVGLVISIFQAATQVQEQSLTFVPKIIAVFLTLAVMAPWTARIMVNFTSRLYNRIPDILR, from the coding sequence ATGACCGAAACTTTAATAATTGAACTGGTTAGGGAAGCTATTTTTACCGTGTGTATCGTTGCGCTGCCTCCCCTGGCTGTTTCCCTAATAGTGGGGCTGGTCATCAGTATATTCCAAGCTGCCACCCAGGTACAGGAACAGTCATTGACTTTCGTGCCCAAGATAATCGCCGTCTTTTTAACGCTTGCTGTAATGGCACCCTGGACCGCGAGGATAATGGTAAACTTTACAAGCCGCTTATACAACCGGATTCCCGATATACTCAGGTAA